The Hemibagrus wyckioides isolate EC202008001 linkage group LG15, SWU_Hwy_1.0, whole genome shotgun sequence genome window below encodes:
- the kcnk15 gene encoding potassium channel subfamily K member 15 isoform X1 — MTCMWRKMKKLRKQTVRTLSLILCMFSYLLVGAAVFDALESESESARRRVSDQRRAELKARYRFTDDDYRELERVVLRAEPHRAGTQWKFAGSFYFAITVITTIGYGHAAPGTDAGKIFCMFYAVLGIPLTLVMFQSLGERMNTFVRFLLHRGKKCLGFRRTSVSMENMVLVGFLSCLGTLCLGAAAFSHFEGWTFFHAYYYCFITLTTIGFGDFVALQKKGDLQERTPYVVFSFVYILVGLTVIGAFLNLVVLRFLTMNTEEERERASLKRKERNLGSLANQNSHSMLFLPMEEGTSCTNLIPSPANERYCQPALPRPSSPARQRSRLNSLCSCCYRFDLCPSLIPSRPGCNVDSVYYTSISYRIHGGSFTRENTGFSSPGSTLSPGHSFRELPRLRRKSL, encoded by the exons ATGACATGCATGTGGAGAAAG ATGAAGAAGCTGAGGAAGCAGACGGTTCGGACCCTCTCTCTGATCCTCTGCATGTTCTCCTACCTGCTTGTGGGCGCCGCCGTGTTTGACGCGCTCGAGTCGGAGTCGGAGAGCGCGAGGCGGCGCGTGTCCGATCAGCGGCGCGCGGAGCTCAAGGCGCGTTACCGCTTCACGGACGACGACTACCGCGAACTGGAGCGCGTGGTGCTGCGCGCGGAGCCGCACCGAGCCGGGACGCAGTGGAAATTTGCGGGATCCTTTTACTTCGCCATCACGGTCATCACCACGATAG GTTATGGTCATGCAGCCCCAGGTACGGACGCTGGGAAAATCTTCTGCATGTTTTACGCTGTTCTCGGGATTCCTCTCACTCTGGTCATGTTCCAAAGCCTGGGTGAGAGAATGAACACTTTTGTGCGCTTCCTGCTCCACCGGGGGAAAAAGTGTCTCGGTTTCCGGCGTACGAGCGTCTCCATGGAGAACATGGTCCTCGTGGGCTTCCTGTCCTGCTTGGGAACGTTGTGTTTGGGTGCAGCGGCTTTCTCGCACTTTGAAGGCTGGACGTTCTTCCACGCCTACTACTACTGCTTCATCACGCTCACCACCATCGGCTTCGGAGATTTTGTGGCTCTGCAGAAGAAAGGCGATCTTCAGGAACGGACGCCATACGTGGTCTTCAGCTTCGTGTACATCCTGGTGGGCTTGACGGTGATTGGAGCCTTCCTCAACCTGGTGGTGCTGCGCTTCCTCACCATGAAcacagaggaggagagggaaCGAGCGTCGCTGAAGAGGAAAGAACGCAACTTGGGCTCTCTCGCGAACCAGAATAGCCATAGCATGCTTTTTTTGCCAATGGAAGAAGGGACGAGTTGCACTAACCTCATCCCGTCTCCGGCGAATGAACGCTACTGTCAGCCAGCTCTTCCTCGCCCTTCCAGTCCGGCTCGCCAGCGCTCACGTCTCAATTCTCTCTGCTCTTGCTGTTACCGCTTCGATTTGTGCCCCAGCCTCATTCCATCTCGACCCGGCTGCAACGTCGATTCAGTTTACTACACTTCCATTTCTTATCGGATCCACGGAGGTTCCTTCACCCGGGAAAACACAGGATTTTCTTCACCGGGAAGCACGCTGTCTCCTGGACACAGTTTCAGAGAACTGCCCCGTTTACGGAGGAAGTCTCTCTGA
- the kcnk15 gene encoding potassium channel subfamily K member 15 isoform X2, producing the protein MTCMWRKKLRKQTVRTLSLILCMFSYLLVGAAVFDALESESESARRRVSDQRRAELKARYRFTDDDYRELERVVLRAEPHRAGTQWKFAGSFYFAITVITTIGYGHAAPGTDAGKIFCMFYAVLGIPLTLVMFQSLGERMNTFVRFLLHRGKKCLGFRRTSVSMENMVLVGFLSCLGTLCLGAAAFSHFEGWTFFHAYYYCFITLTTIGFGDFVALQKKGDLQERTPYVVFSFVYILVGLTVIGAFLNLVVLRFLTMNTEEERERASLKRKERNLGSLANQNSHSMLFLPMEEGTSCTNLIPSPANERYCQPALPRPSSPARQRSRLNSLCSCCYRFDLCPSLIPSRPGCNVDSVYYTSISYRIHGGSFTRENTGFSSPGSTLSPGHSFRELPRLRRKSL; encoded by the exons ATGACATGCATGTGGAGAAAG AAGCTGAGGAAGCAGACGGTTCGGACCCTCTCTCTGATCCTCTGCATGTTCTCCTACCTGCTTGTGGGCGCCGCCGTGTTTGACGCGCTCGAGTCGGAGTCGGAGAGCGCGAGGCGGCGCGTGTCCGATCAGCGGCGCGCGGAGCTCAAGGCGCGTTACCGCTTCACGGACGACGACTACCGCGAACTGGAGCGCGTGGTGCTGCGCGCGGAGCCGCACCGAGCCGGGACGCAGTGGAAATTTGCGGGATCCTTTTACTTCGCCATCACGGTCATCACCACGATAG GTTATGGTCATGCAGCCCCAGGTACGGACGCTGGGAAAATCTTCTGCATGTTTTACGCTGTTCTCGGGATTCCTCTCACTCTGGTCATGTTCCAAAGCCTGGGTGAGAGAATGAACACTTTTGTGCGCTTCCTGCTCCACCGGGGGAAAAAGTGTCTCGGTTTCCGGCGTACGAGCGTCTCCATGGAGAACATGGTCCTCGTGGGCTTCCTGTCCTGCTTGGGAACGTTGTGTTTGGGTGCAGCGGCTTTCTCGCACTTTGAAGGCTGGACGTTCTTCCACGCCTACTACTACTGCTTCATCACGCTCACCACCATCGGCTTCGGAGATTTTGTGGCTCTGCAGAAGAAAGGCGATCTTCAGGAACGGACGCCATACGTGGTCTTCAGCTTCGTGTACATCCTGGTGGGCTTGACGGTGATTGGAGCCTTCCTCAACCTGGTGGTGCTGCGCTTCCTCACCATGAAcacagaggaggagagggaaCGAGCGTCGCTGAAGAGGAAAGAACGCAACTTGGGCTCTCTCGCGAACCAGAATAGCCATAGCATGCTTTTTTTGCCAATGGAAGAAGGGACGAGTTGCACTAACCTCATCCCGTCTCCGGCGAATGAACGCTACTGTCAGCCAGCTCTTCCTCGCCCTTCCAGTCCGGCTCGCCAGCGCTCACGTCTCAATTCTCTCTGCTCTTGCTGTTACCGCTTCGATTTGTGCCCCAGCCTCATTCCATCTCGACCCGGCTGCAACGTCGATTCAGTTTACTACACTTCCATTTCTTATCGGATCCACGGAGGTTCCTTCACCCGGGAAAACACAGGATTTTCTTCACCGGGAAGCACGCTGTCTCCTGGACACAGTTTCAGAGAACTGCCCCGTTTACGGAGGAAGTCTCTCTGA